A part of Miscanthus floridulus cultivar M001 chromosome 6, ASM1932011v1, whole genome shotgun sequence genomic DNA contains:
- the LOC136457293 gene encoding LOW QUALITY PROTEIN: L10-interacting MYB domain-containing protein-like (The sequence of the model RefSeq protein was modified relative to this genomic sequence to represent the inferred CDS: substituted 2 bases at 2 genomic stop codons): MPWKGSTQINVVDQRTLSDKQQHHSQSQWSDYADDEHWSTENTQELVNLGTTKRARWSHQMKLFLIDLLKEHDVPGFRTHNAWSKDAWTNIVRRVNAKFGTSYSVNQVKQXEQDLKKAYXSVKDLLAESGFGWDTKRMMVTAPASVWSSFTAHNNNKDAFHWQDRSFPYYDALSSLYDGRHAEGRARQGMDHYASKAKNVLVPSTQTTQVADTYDSPSPTLNAPGESDLQFHLDEETEEANFDFSQPSSNHVHQPQAAPTSTHMHREASDSRRGNKKQKSKVALSDDGFHERYLKLKKEEIDRFTAIEEKKLEDPYSINKCVSMVERLQGLQMGEILVAADIFKCKENREVFLSFSTDELRLAWLKREIGHAQTNLTGFVSGLERCQDVLLH, encoded by the exons ATGCCGTGGAAAGGATCCACTCAGATTAATGTGGTTGATCAACGCACTTTGTCTGATAAACAACAACACCACTCCCAATCACAATGGTCTGATTATGCTGACGATGAGCATTGGTCTACAGAAAATACCCAGGAACTAG TGAATTTGGGGACCACAAAGAGAGCCAGATGGAGTCACCAAATGAAACTATTCCTTATTGATCTTTTAAAAGAACATGATGTGCCAGGTTTCAGAACACATAATGCTTGGAGTAAGGACGCATGGACAAACATTGTTCGTCGtgtgaatgcaaagtttggtacATCATATTCTGTTAACCAAGTTAAACAGTAGGAGCAAGACTTGAAGAAAGCATACTGAAGTGTTAAAGATTTGCTGGCTGAAAGTGGATTTGGATGGGATACTAAGCGAATGATGGTGACTGCGCCTGCAAGTGTTTGGTCTAGTTTTACTGCTCACAACAACAATAAGGACGCTTTCCATTGGCAAGATAGGTCATTCCCATATTATGATGCTTTATCTTCACTGTACGATG GTCGTCATGCCGAAGGGAGAGCCCGTCAAGGCATGGACCATTATGCAAGCAAAGCAAAGAATGTGTTAGTTCCATCAACACAAACAACACAAGTGGCTGACACATATGACTCACCATCTCCAACGTTAAATGCTCCGGGTGAATCAGATCTACAGTTTCATCTTGATGAAGAGACAGAGGAGGCAAACTTTGATTTTTCGCAGCCTTCATCTAATCATGTCCATCAGCCACAAGCTGCACCTACCtccacacacatgcatagagAGGCATCTGATTCTCGACGTGGTAATAAGAAACAAAAGAGCAAAGTTGCTCTCTCGGATGATGGATTTCATGAGAGATACCTAAAACTGAAGAAGGAAGAAATAGATCGATTTACTGCTATTGAGGAGAAAAAATTGGAGGATCCATACAGCATCAACAAGTGTGTCAGTATGGTTGAACGCTTACAGGGTCTACAGATGGGAGAAATATTGGTGGCAGCCGACATCTTCAAATGCAAGGAGAACAGGGAAGTATTCTTATCATTTTCTACCGATGAATTACGGTTGGCTTGGCTTAAAAGGGAAATTGGGCATGCGCAAACAAACCTTACAGGATTTGTTTCAGGATTAGAGAGATGCCAAGATGTACTTTTGCATTAG
- the LOC136460936 gene encoding uncharacterized protein, with amino-acid sequence MYFDGALNINGVGAGILFITPTKDKLRYVLRIHFLASNNAVEYEACLHGLHIAVELGVKRLMVYGDSTLVINQLNKDWSYSSEKMDSYCAEIRRFEGKFYGIEYHHVARDHNQIADQLSKIGSSRTAVLLGVFIQDLLVPSIKEENEVVEVPPTEQLVLVVPSPVADWREQFVKYLTSAKVPADKTETERLICQSKHYVLADGNLMRKSAKEGILQKCITQGEGVKLLLEIHSSSCSNHAALRNLVDKAF; translated from the coding sequence atgtactttgatggtgctCTTAACATCAATGGCGTTGGTGCGGGCATTTTGTTCATTACGCCAACCAAAGATAAGCTCCGCTATGTCctccggatacactttctggcctccaacaacgccgtagaatatgaagcatgtctccatggtctccataTAGCAGTTGAGCTTGGCGTCAAgcgcctcatggtgtatggggattCTACGTTGGTTATCaatcagctcaacaaagactggtcctattccagtgagaagatggactcATACTGTGCCGAAATAAGGAggtttgaagggaagttctacggtatcgaataCCACCACGTGGCACGAGATCACAATCAGATTGccgaccagctttcaaaaataggTTCTTCTCGCACCGCGGTTCTGctgggggtcttcattcaagatctcttggtgccatccattaaagaagaaaatgAAGTTGTAGAGGTTCCCcctaccgagcagttggtacttgttgtaccttcaccggtcgccgattggagggagcagttcgtcaagtacctcaccagcgccaaaGTACCCGctgacaagactgaaactgaacgTTTAATTTGccaaagcaagcattacgtgctggcagacggcaacttgatgaggaaaagtgccaaggaagggatactacaaaaatgcatcacccaaggtgAAGGGgtcaagctacttctcgaaattcactctagttcctgcaGCAACCATGCAGCCTTGAGAAACCTGGTCGACAAGGCattctga